One window of the Tepidimicrobium xylanilyticum genome contains the following:
- a CDS encoding lipoate--protein ligase, which translates to MIYIRNDDNRPQFNLALEQYVFDNLDQFDEIFLLWINEPSIIVGKHQNTIQEINLDYVRENNINVVRRLSGGGAVYHDYGNLNYTIISKSKDTSAFNFEAFTKPVIEVLAKLGIKAEFTGRNDITIDGKKFCGNAQYMKKGKVLHHGAMLFDTDLEVLEKALKVSKDKIESKGVKSVRSRVTNIKDHLKEDITIEDFKQLLLEHMFKGNKEIKEYKLTEEDYANINKLMEERYATWEWNFGSSPDFNIEKSRRFSSGKVETKIDVQEGIIKGIKFYGDFFGSGEISDVENKLVGIRYKEDEISSILDTIDIGYYFSGMTKDDIMTCII; encoded by the coding sequence ATGATTTATATTAGAAATGATGATAACAGGCCTCAATTCAATTTAGCTTTAGAACAATATGTTTTCGATAATTTAGATCAATTTGATGAGATCTTTTTATTGTGGATAAATGAGCCTTCCATAATTGTTGGGAAGCATCAGAATACTATACAGGAGATAAATCTAGATTATGTAAGAGAAAACAATATAAACGTGGTTAGAAGGCTTTCAGGTGGTGGAGCAGTATATCATGATTATGGTAATTTGAATTATACAATAATATCTAAAAGCAAGGACACATCTGCTTTTAATTTTGAAGCCTTTACTAAACCGGTAATAGAGGTATTGGCAAAGCTGGGAATAAAAGCTGAGTTTACTGGAAGAAATGATATAACCATAGATGGTAAAAAGTTTTGTGGAAATGCACAGTATATGAAAAAAGGCAAAGTGCTTCATCATGGAGCCATGTTGTTCGATACGGATTTAGAGGTTTTAGAAAAGGCATTGAAAGTATCAAAGGATAAGATAGAATCTAAAGGCGTTAAATCCGTTAGAAGCAGGGTAACCAACATTAAAGATCATTTAAAGGAAGACATAACCATAGAAGATTTTAAACAGCTTTTACTAGAGCACATGTTTAAAGGGAATAAGGAAATTAAAGAGTATAAGTTAACGGAAGAAGACTATGCTAATATAAATAAATTAATGGAAGAAAGATATGCTACCTGGGAATGGAATTTTGGAAGCTCTCCAGATTTCAATATCGAAAAATCTAGAAGGTTTTCTTCTGGAAAAGTTGAAACTAAAATTGATGTACAGGAAGGCATTATAAAAGGCATTAAATTCTATGGTGACTTCTTTGGTAGTGGAGAAATATCCGATGTAGAGAATAAATTAGTTGGTATCAGGTATAAAGAGGACGAGATTTCCAGCATATTGGATACAATAGATATAGGTTATTATTTTTCAGGAATGACAAAAGATGATATAATGACTTGTATAATATAA
- a CDS encoding alpha-ketoacid dehydrogenase subunit beta, with translation MMEMKEMTYKDAINLAMREEMRKDENVFLMGEDVGIYGGAFGVSVGMIEEFGEERVRDTPISEAAITGAAAGAAVTGMRPIVEIMFMDFTTIAMDALVNQAAKMRYMFGGKAKVPMTLRCPGGSGTGAAAQHSQSLEAWFCHIPGLKVVVPGTPADAKGLLKAAIRDDNPVVFVEQKTLYKEKGMVPLDDDFIIPLGKGEIKKEGKDVTVVTYGRMLPRVLKVAEELENEGISVEVVDPRTLVPLDKELIINSVIKTGKVVLVNEACKTGGYIGEIAAMIAESEAFDYLDAPIVRLAGLDIPIPYNPKLEAAAVPSEEQIRAGILKVMNR, from the coding sequence ATGATGGAAATGAAGGAAATGACATATAAGGATGCCATAAATCTTGCTATGCGTGAAGAAATGAGAAAAGATGAGAATGTATTTTTAATGGGAGAAGACGTTGGGATTTATGGAGGAGCTTTTGGAGTATCTGTTGGAATGATTGAAGAATTTGGAGAAGAAAGGGTTAGAGACACTCCCATTTCAGAAGCTGCTATAACTGGTGCAGCAGCTGGAGCTGCTGTTACAGGGATGAGACCTATAGTTGAAATAATGTTTATGGATTTTACTACTATTGCCATGGATGCTTTGGTCAATCAAGCAGCTAAAATGAGATATATGTTTGGAGGAAAGGCCAAGGTCCCAATGACCTTAAGGTGCCCAGGTGGATCTGGAACTGGAGCTGCAGCACAACATTCCCAAAGTCTAGAAGCTTGGTTTTGTCATATACCTGGATTAAAGGTAGTAGTACCTGGCACACCAGCAGATGCTAAGGGGCTGTTAAAAGCAGCTATTAGGGACGATAATCCAGTAGTATTTGTTGAACAAAAAACTCTTTATAAAGAAAAGGGAATGGTTCCATTAGATGATGATTTCATTATACCCTTAGGGAAAGGGGAAATAAAAAAGGAAGGTAAAGATGTAACGGTAGTAACCTATGGTAGAATGCTTCCAAGAGTCCTTAAAGTAGCAGAAGAACTTGAAAACGAAGGAATTAGTGTAGAGGTAGTTGACCCTAGAACCTTAGTGCCTTTAGACAAAGAATTGATAATAAATTCAGTTATCAAGACAGGAAAAGTGGTTTTGGTTAATGAAGCTTGTAAAACTGGTGGGTATATCGGCGAGATTGCAGCTATGATTGCTGAGAGCGAGGCTTTTGATTATTTAGATGCTCCAATTGTTAGATTGGCTGGCTTAGATATACCAATACCATATAATCCAAAGTTAGAGGCAGCAGCAGTACCAAGTGAAGAACAGATTAGGGCTGGAATACTGAAGGTAATGAATAGGTAA
- the ileS gene encoding isoleucine--tRNA ligase, which produces MKRFKELSNEPVSKREQEISKYWEQIDLLHKSVETRDENKPYIFYEGPPTANGKPGIHHVMSRTLKDLVCRYKTMEGYRVKRKAGWDTHGLPVEIEVEKQLNLKNKREIEEYGIEKFNKKCKESVFQYEKLWREMTNRMGYEIDMDDPYITLEDDYIESVWWILDKFFKEGLIYEGHKILPYCSRCGTGLASHEVAQGYEEVKTDTVIVKFKRKDKDEYFLAWTTTPWTLPSNVCLTVNPEEVYVKVRQNDEVYYVSKVLANRVLGEDYEVLEELKGKGLEYVEYEQLIPFMKVQEGKKAFFITLGDYVTTEDGTGIVHSAPAFGEDDYNTGVRYGLPVLQPVDDEGKFTDTIWKGKFVMDADPDIIKWLRENGKLYKKERIAHNYPHCWRCHTPLLYYAKPSWYIEITKLKDQLIKNNNEVNWYPDFVGEKRFGNWLENLNDWAISRSRYWGTPLPIWRCEDCGHITSVGSKREMIERAIEDIDESIELHRPYVDKVHFKCEKCNGIMNRELDVIDVWFDSGAMPFAQHHYPFENKENFDKLFPADFICEGIDQTRGWFYSLIAISTFVTGKSPFKNVLVNDLILDKDGKKMSKSRGNTVDPFELFEKYGADALRWYLIYVSPPWTPTKFDEDGLREIESKFFRSIRNVYNFFSLYANTDDIDPREFFVEYEQREEIDRWILSKYNSLIKQVREDMDKFELTRVVRSIQEFVIEDLSNWYIRRSRRRFWSTELDDDKKAVYNTTYEILVGISRMIAPFVPFIAEELYRNLTNNESVHLDYYPDCNEGLIDLELEEKMDLVRDLVRLGRASREAVRIKVRQPIKEILIDGKYENKIKGLVPLIKEELNVKEVVFEKNLSQFMDFSLKPNFKVAGPVLGSKIKSFGKALNELDSHEVVEKLESGEKLVLNLDGEEVEIDKDYVMVTITAKEGFDVAMENNLFVILDTTLTKDLINEGYAREFISKVQQMRKNNGYEVLDRINIYYDGDDEIEEAVRLFEDYIKEETLAASITRVKDDSFEKQDLNGHMTGIKLEKC; this is translated from the coding sequence GTGAAAAGGTTTAAAGAGTTATCAAATGAGCCAGTAAGCAAAAGAGAGCAGGAGATTTCAAAATACTGGGAACAGATTGACCTTCTTCATAAGTCTGTAGAGACTAGAGATGAAAACAAACCCTATATTTTCTATGAAGGACCTCCAACAGCCAACGGGAAGCCTGGAATTCACCATGTAATGTCTAGAACATTAAAAGATTTAGTTTGTAGATATAAGACTATGGAAGGATATCGAGTCAAGAGGAAGGCTGGATGGGATACCCACGGTCTTCCAGTGGAAATAGAAGTGGAAAAACAATTAAATTTGAAAAACAAACGAGAAATAGAGGAATATGGAATTGAGAAGTTTAACAAAAAGTGTAAAGAATCCGTATTCCAATATGAAAAGCTCTGGAGAGAGATGACCAATAGAATGGGCTACGAAATCGATATGGATGACCCCTATATTACTTTGGAAGATGATTATATAGAATCCGTTTGGTGGATTTTAGATAAATTTTTTAAAGAGGGGCTAATCTATGAAGGCCACAAGATACTGCCCTATTGTTCTCGATGTGGCACTGGGCTGGCTTCCCACGAGGTAGCACAGGGCTATGAAGAGGTAAAAACGGATACAGTTATAGTTAAATTTAAACGAAAGGATAAGGATGAATATTTCTTAGCTTGGACTACCACACCTTGGACTTTGCCTAGCAACGTATGTCTTACCGTTAATCCAGAGGAGGTTTATGTAAAGGTAAGACAAAATGATGAGGTATACTATGTAAGCAAAGTATTAGCAAATAGGGTTTTAGGAGAAGATTATGAAGTATTAGAAGAGTTGAAGGGTAAAGGCCTTGAATACGTAGAATACGAACAATTAATCCCCTTTATGAAGGTACAGGAGGGCAAAAAAGCTTTCTTCATCACATTAGGAGATTATGTAACTACAGAGGATGGTACTGGAATCGTTCATTCAGCCCCAGCCTTTGGAGAGGATGACTATAATACAGGGGTAAGGTATGGCTTGCCAGTATTACAACCAGTAGATGATGAGGGTAAATTTACCGATACCATTTGGAAGGGTAAATTTGTTATGGATGCGGATCCAGACATAATAAAATGGTTAAGAGAAAATGGTAAGCTTTACAAGAAGGAGAGAATAGCCCATAATTATCCTCATTGTTGGAGATGCCATACACCGCTACTATACTATGCAAAACCTAGCTGGTATATTGAAATAACAAAATTAAAAGATCAATTAATAAAGAACAATAATGAAGTAAATTGGTATCCAGATTTTGTAGGGGAAAAAAGGTTTGGCAATTGGTTGGAGAACCTTAACGACTGGGCTATTTCGAGAAGCAGATATTGGGGAACGCCTCTACCAATTTGGAGATGTGAAGACTGTGGTCATATTACAAGTGTAGGTTCTAAACGTGAAATGATAGAAAGGGCAATAGAGGATATTGATGAATCCATAGAACTCCATAGGCCCTATGTGGATAAGGTCCACTTTAAGTGCGAGAAGTGTAATGGAATTATGAATAGGGAATTGGATGTAATCGATGTATGGTTTGATAGTGGTGCAATGCCTTTTGCCCAACACCATTATCCTTTTGAAAACAAGGAAAACTTTGATAAATTGTTTCCTGCAGACTTTATCTGTGAGGGAATAGACCAGACGAGAGGATGGTTTTATTCCTTAATAGCTATTTCTACCTTTGTAACGGGGAAATCTCCTTTTAAAAATGTGTTGGTGAACGATTTAATATTGGATAAAGACGGTAAGAAGATGTCTAAATCAAGAGGAAATACCGTAGACCCCTTTGAATTATTCGAAAAATATGGAGCTGATGCACTAAGATGGTATCTAATCTATGTATCACCTCCATGGACTCCAACTAAGTTTGATGAAGATGGGCTTAGAGAGATAGAAAGCAAATTCTTTAGGAGTATAAGAAATGTATACAATTTCTTCTCCTTGTATGCTAATACGGACGATATAGACCCAAGGGAATTTTTCGTAGAATATGAACAGAGGGAAGAGATAGATAGATGGATCCTGTCGAAATACAATAGCCTAATAAAACAAGTAAGAGAAGATATGGATAAATTCGAATTAACTAGAGTAGTGAGATCTATCCAAGAATTTGTCATAGAGGACCTTTCTAATTGGTATATTAGACGTTCCAGAAGACGCTTCTGGTCCACTGAACTAGATGATGATAAAAAGGCTGTATATAATACCACCTATGAAATATTAGTAGGTATTAGCAGGATGATAGCACCCTTTGTGCCCTTTATAGCTGAAGAGCTATACAGAAATTTGACAAACAATGAGTCTGTTCATTTAGATTACTATCCTGACTGTAATGAAGGGCTAATAGATTTAGAATTAGAGGAAAAAATGGATTTAGTTAGGGATTTAGTAAGGTTAGGAAGGGCTTCAAGGGAAGCTGTTAGAATAAAAGTACGTCAACCTATAAAAGAGATATTGATAGACGGAAAATATGAAAATAAGATTAAAGGTTTAGTTCCGCTAATAAAGGAAGAATTAAACGTAAAAGAAGTTGTATTTGAAAAGAATTTAAGTCAGTTCATGGATTTTTCCTTGAAACCTAATTTTAAGGTTGCAGGTCCGGTTTTAGGTTCCAAGATAAAATCCTTTGGGAAGGCTTTAAATGAGCTCGATTCTCATGAGGTGGTAGAAAAATTAGAATCAGGGGAAAAGTTAGTTTTGAATTTGGATGGAGAGGAAGTAGAGATAGATAAGGATTATGTAATGGTTACCATAACTGCTAAGGAAGGCTTTGATGTAGCAATGGAAAACAACCTATTTGTTATATTAGATACTACTCTTACTAAGGATTTAATCAATGAAGGGTATGCAAGGGAATTCATTTCCAAAGTGCAGCAGATGAGAAAGAACAATGGCTATGAGGTGTTGGATAGGATCAACATCTATTATGATGGAGATGACGAAATAGAAGAAGCAGTAAGGCTATTTGAAGATTATATTAAGGAGGAAACCTTAGCAGCATCCATCACTAGAGTAAAAGACGACTCTTTTGAAAAACAGGATCTAAATGGACATATGACAGGAATAAAATTGGAAAAGTGTTAA
- the lpdA gene encoding dihydrolipoyl dehydrogenase gives MATEVIMPKAGMDMKEGQIIKWKKKEGDYVEAGEVLLEIMTDKVNMEVEAETSGYLLKILYGEGAKVPVITTIAYIGEKGEEVPEQLSEGKERMKVEVLEKEGKEIIKFNDKTYDVIVIGGGPAGYVAAIKAAQLGGKVALVEKGAFGGVCLNKGCIPTKTYLKNAEIIEELKNGERRGITVGSSINMDLKKLIQYKNEVVMTLVNGVVGLLKNHQIDIYKGVGRISKNKKVLVDDKEILEGNKIIVAGGSKVAKINIPGIENPLVLTSDEIFNLTEVPGHLAVIGGGVIGIELGLAFSSFGSEVTIIEKMDRLVPNMDQDISIFMKELMEERGIRVLTSAELTEIKEENNRLVLRIVGKEDVVADKALLSIGRVPDMEALGELNFEMERGRIKVNDYMETSIEGIYAPGDINGMKMLAHAASKMGEIAAINAMSERVKINLKNTPQAIYTVPEAASVGLTEEEARQKYDIKVGRFNFVGNGRALASGSTRGFVKVISDKRYGEILGVHIVGPGAAEMINEAAALMEMEITVHEVGQIIHGHPTYSEALVEACADCLGKAIHLPKM, from the coding sequence ATGGCTACGGAAGTAATAATGCCCAAAGCAGGCATGGATATGAAGGAAGGCCAGATAATTAAATGGAAGAAAAAAGAAGGGGACTACGTTGAGGCTGGCGAAGTTCTTTTAGAAATAATGACCGATAAGGTTAATATGGAAGTAGAGGCTGAAACTTCCGGATATCTATTAAAAATACTTTATGGAGAAGGAGCTAAAGTACCTGTAATAACCACAATAGCGTATATAGGTGAAAAAGGAGAAGAAGTTCCTGAGCAATTAAGTGAAGGAAAAGAAAGAATGAAGGTAGAAGTATTAGAAAAAGAGGGAAAGGAAATCATTAAATTTAATGATAAAACCTATGATGTAATAGTCATTGGTGGAGGACCAGCGGGCTATGTGGCAGCTATAAAAGCAGCTCAACTAGGTGGGAAGGTGGCTTTAGTTGAGAAGGGTGCTTTTGGAGGAGTTTGCCTAAATAAAGGATGTATTCCTACTAAGACTTATTTGAAAAATGCAGAAATTATTGAAGAATTGAAAAACGGAGAGAGAAGGGGAATAACAGTTGGAAGTAGTATTAATATGGATTTGAAAAAGTTGATCCAATATAAAAATGAAGTAGTAATGACACTTGTCAATGGGGTTGTGGGATTGTTAAAGAACCACCAAATAGATATATATAAGGGTGTTGGTCGTATTTCAAAGAATAAGAAGGTACTAGTAGACGATAAGGAGATTTTGGAAGGAAATAAGATTATAGTAGCTGGAGGTTCTAAGGTTGCTAAAATTAATATACCCGGTATAGAAAATCCTTTGGTTTTGACCAGTGATGAAATATTCAATTTAACGGAAGTACCAGGCCACTTAGCTGTAATAGGTGGTGGTGTAATCGGAATAGAGTTAGGATTAGCCTTCAGTAGCTTTGGCTCTGAAGTAACTATAATTGAAAAAATGGATAGGCTAGTTCCCAACATGGACCAGGATATTTCCATATTTATGAAAGAATTAATGGAAGAAAGGGGAATAAGAGTATTAACATCAGCAGAATTAACGGAAATTAAAGAGGAAAACAATCGACTTGTTTTAAGAATAGTTGGAAAAGAAGATGTAGTTGCTGATAAAGCACTGTTATCTATCGGAAGGGTTCCAGATATGGAAGCTTTAGGTGAATTGAATTTTGAAATGGAAAGAGGAAGAATTAAAGTAAACGATTATATGGAAACAAGTATAGAGGGAATATATGCACCAGGAGATATTAACGGAATGAAGATGTTAGCCCATGCAGCATCTAAGATGGGTGAAATAGCTGCAATAAATGCCATGAGTGAAAGGGTTAAGATAAACTTAAAGAATACTCCACAAGCTATATATACTGTACCTGAAGCTGCTAGTGTGGGTTTAACTGAAGAAGAAGCTAGACAAAAATATGATATTAAGGTAGGAAGATTCAATTTTGTAGGGAATGGTCGAGCTTTAGCATCTGGCAGCACTAGAGGATTTGTAAAAGTGATTAGCGACAAAAGATATGGAGAAATATTAGGTGTACACATTGTAGGGCCAGGAGCTGCAGAAATGATAAATGAAGCTGCTGCTTTAATGGAAATGGAAATTACAGTCCACGAGGTAGGCCAGATTATCCACGGTCATCCAACCTATTCAGAAGCTTTAGTTGAGGCTTGTGCCGATTGTTTAGGAAAGGCTATTCACTTACCTAAAATGTAA
- a CDS encoding sugar-binding transcriptional regulator: MDDNKKRRLAEIAYMYYIDGMSQSEIAREYSISRSMVSTMLSEARAKGIVKIQIEDSDLYCLELQKKMEHVFGIKKIIIIPRLSKNETNLLYQLADSCIDYLNQIIEDNMTIAVSWGRTLYQIANRIRSKGKSNLTISPLVGGIGNEMNMYHSNVICDIMANNLGGNSLGLYAPVFVSSKEVKDVIFKDKSINKVIETSRKAHIAIVSIGNILSSVMREIGTLSEEDVSKLLELEAIGDINTIFIDKNGKVVESHLSERTIALTIEELKRIPKIIAVAGGVEKTEAIHAALKGKLMDVLVTDEEVAKEILKNYE, translated from the coding sequence ATGGATGATAATAAAAAGAGACGATTAGCCGAGATTGCATATATGTACTATATTGACGGTATGAGTCAAAGTGAAATAGCTAGAGAATATTCTATTTCTAGGTCCATGGTATCTACTATGCTTTCGGAGGCTAGAGCAAAAGGTATAGTAAAGATACAGATTGAAGATTCAGACCTATATTGTTTAGAACTGCAAAAAAAAATGGAGCACGTATTTGGAATTAAAAAGATAATAATAATTCCGAGGTTATCAAAAAACGAAACCAACTTACTATATCAATTAGCCGATAGCTGTATAGATTATTTAAATCAAATTATAGAAGATAATATGACTATAGCTGTTTCTTGGGGAAGAACTTTATATCAGATTGCCAACAGGATAAGGTCAAAAGGCAAGAGCAATTTAACCATATCTCCATTAGTTGGCGGTATAGGCAATGAAATGAATATGTATCATTCAAATGTTATATGCGACATAATGGCCAATAATTTAGGAGGCAATTCTTTAGGATTATATGCGCCAGTTTTTGTATCTAGTAAAGAAGTAAAAGATGTTATTTTTAAAGATAAAAGCATTAATAAAGTCATTGAAACTAGCAGAAAAGCCCATATTGCTATAGTTAGCATCGGGAATATATTATCATCAGTAATGAGAGAAATTGGGACCCTTAGTGAAGAAGATGTATCTAAATTATTGGAATTAGAAGCAATAGGGGATATAAACACCATATTCATTGACAAAAATGGTAAGGTAGTTGAATCTCATTTATCAGAAAGAACTATAGCTTTAACTATAGAAGAATTAAAAAGAATACCTAAAATAATTGCTGTTGCAGGAGGAGTAGAAAAGACAGAAGCTATCCATGCAGCTTTAAAGGGTAAACTAATGGATGTACTGGTTACTGATGAAGAAGTGGCTAAGGAAATTTTAAAAAATTATGAATAA
- a CDS encoding thiamine pyrophosphate-dependent dehydrogenase E1 component subunit alpha, with amino-acid sequence MVDISRDILLEMYKRMNEARAFENKVSYFFARGMVHGTTHLSIGQEASGIASCMALREDDYITSTHRGHSQVIGKGIDLNRMMAELLGKYTGYCKGKGGSMHIADVEAGNLGANGVVGGGIAIAVGAALTQQMKKTGRLVLCFFGDGATNEGSFHESLNLASVWKLPVIFFCENNFYGMSVPQSKSMNIKNIADRAKSYGMPGYTIDGNDAIEVYKTVKEVAEYVRSGNGPVLIESRTYRWLGHSKSDAQVYRTKEEIEEWKAKCPIKRLRNCLLENKIATEEELDKIEKKAVDDIEKAVEFANESPEPPLEILTEDVYA; translated from the coding sequence ATGGTGGATATAAGTAGGGATATTTTACTTGAAATGTATAAGCGTATGAATGAAGCGAGGGCTTTTGAGAACAAGGTAAGTTACTTTTTTGCTCGAGGGATGGTTCATGGAACAACCCATCTTTCCATTGGACAAGAAGCCTCAGGTATAGCTTCTTGTATGGCCTTGAGAGAAGATGATTATATCACCTCTACCCATAGGGGACATAGTCAGGTAATTGGAAAAGGTATAGATTTAAACAGAATGATGGCAGAGTTGTTAGGAAAATACACTGGTTATTGCAAAGGGAAAGGTGGCTCAATGCATATAGCTGACGTAGAAGCAGGAAACCTTGGAGCAAATGGAGTAGTGGGAGGAGGCATTGCTATAGCAGTAGGAGCAGCATTAACCCAACAGATGAAAAAGACAGGGAGACTAGTTTTGTGTTTCTTTGGCGATGGTGCTACTAACGAAGGAAGCTTTCATGAATCACTTAATTTAGCATCCGTATGGAAATTGCCAGTAATATTTTTCTGTGAAAATAACTTCTATGGTATGAGCGTTCCTCAAAGTAAATCCATGAATATTAAAAACATAGCAGATAGGGCTAAGTCCTATGGTATGCCTGGGTATACCATAGATGGTAATGATGCTATAGAAGTATATAAAACAGTAAAGGAAGTAGCTGAGTACGTACGAAGTGGAAACGGTCCGGTTTTAATAGAAAGTAGAACTTACAGGTGGCTAGGCCATTCGAAATCTGATGCCCAAGTATATAGGACTAAGGAAGAAATTGAAGAATGGAAAGCTAAATGCCCTATAAAACGATTAAGGAATTGTTTGTTGGAAAACAAAATTGCAACTGAAGAAGAATTGGACAAGATTGAAAAGAAAGCTGTAGATGATATTGAAAAGGCTGTAGAATTTGCCAATGAAAGTCCTGAACCACCATTGGAAATTTTAACTGAAGATGTATATGCTTAA
- a CDS encoding dihydrolipoamide acetyltransferase family protein has protein sequence MVTEVIMPKAGMDMREGQIIKWRKKEGDYVEAGEVLLEIMTDKVNMEVEAETSGYLLKILYEEGAKVPVITTIAYIGDKGEDIPEIKEKAEIPSEQEKPSVENELIQEESRTVSEAIVETGKVRATPSARRIARERNIDLTKIKGTGPKGRIQRADVESYKEDLFKITPLAKRISEIEGINLETIEGSGHDGKILKEDVIKALGGKGVGSFEDYDVLDETGTEIIPMSNVRKIIAERMTESYFSAPTFTLNIEVNMRKAIKLREDVKDIILKETGKKATINDIILLTTSRALMKHPFINSSLSGDNIILHKYVNLAFAIGLEDGLLTPVIKDAHEMSLSEIVASAKDLQERALNRKLTPDELQGSTFTVSNLGMFGITYFNPIINPPNTAILGVSAIVDKLVKIDEEITTIPVMNLSLTLDHRVIDGVIGAKFLQELKYLLENPLSMLI, from the coding sequence ATGGTAACGGAAGTAATAATGCCCAAAGCAGGCATGGATATGAGGGAAGGCCAAATAATTAAATGGAGAAAAAAAGAAGGAGACTACGTTGAGGCAGGCGAAGTTCTTTTGGAAATAATGACCGATAAGGTTAATATGGAAGTAGAAGCGGAAACTTCCGGATATCTGCTAAAAATACTTTATGAAGAAGGAGCCAAGGTGCCTGTAATAACCACTATTGCATATATTGGCGATAAAGGGGAAGATATACCTGAAATAAAAGAAAAAGCAGAAATACCATCAGAACAGGAAAAACCTTCTGTTGAAAATGAGCTAATTCAGGAAGAAAGTAGGACAGTCTCCGAGGCTATAGTTGAAACTGGCAAAGTAAGGGCAACTCCATCAGCAAGGAGGATTGCTAGAGAGAGAAATATAGATTTAACTAAGATAAAAGGGACAGGGCCCAAGGGAAGAATTCAAAGGGCTGACGTTGAAAGCTATAAAGAAGATTTATTCAAGATTACACCTTTAGCAAAGAGAATTTCAGAAATTGAAGGAATAAATTTAGAAACTATAGAAGGCAGCGGACATGATGGTAAGATCTTAAAAGAAGATGTAATAAAAGCTTTAGGAGGCAAAGGAGTAGGATCCTTTGAAGATTATGATGTTCTAGATGAAACAGGGACAGAGATCATTCCTATGTCCAATGTAAGAAAGATAATTGCCGAAAGGATGACTGAAAGCTACTTTTCAGCACCAACCTTTACTTTGAATATAGAAGTAAACATGAGAAAGGCTATTAAGCTACGTGAAGATGTAAAAGATATAATATTAAAGGAAACAGGCAAAAAGGCAACAATAAATGACATAATACTATTAACTACCAGCAGGGCATTAATGAAGCATCCTTTCATTAATAGCAGTCTATCAGGAGACAATATAATACTCCATAAATATGTAAATCTTGCCTTTGCTATTGGATTGGAAGATGGTCTATTAACACCTGTTATAAAGGATGCTCATGAAATGAGCTTATCTGAAATAGTTGCGTCAGCAAAGGATTTACAGGAAAGGGCTTTGAATAGGAAATTAACTCCAGATGAATTGCAAGGCAGTACTTTTACTGTTAGCAATTTAGGTATGTTTGGTATCACATATTTCAATCCTATTATCAATCCACCTAATACAGCCATATTAGGAGTAAGTGCAATAGTTGATAAGCTAGTAAAAATTGACGAAGAAATAACTACAATACCAGTTATGAATTTAAGCCTGACTTTAGACCATAGGGTTATTGATGGAGTTATAGGAGCTAAGTTCTTGCAAGAGTTGAAATATTTATTGGAAAACCCATTATCTATGTTAATTTAA